Below is a genomic region from Penaeus vannamei isolate JL-2024 chromosome 18, ASM4276789v1, whole genome shotgun sequence.
taataatgttatgatctagatttacactgtaatactattatataatgctttgaccatgcatcaaatgtaccacagttAGCCGGggtggtaaataaataaataaataaataaataaataaataaataaacaaataaataaataaataaatagataaataaataaataaaggactaaactaaactaaggtGAGTTTCGTTTTGTTAATGTGCttaatgcaatatatatttactttaaatCATTGATGAATAAAGCTATGAAATGTGAAGAGGATTTCCAGTGTGTATATTATCACTCATTTTCAAAATACAATGTAGCATTAATACTCTGTGTAGGCATgctatttttacctttttcaaAACAGCAGGATAAATATTAGTtgtctatattcttttttttggaaGAAGGTATACAGTAATATATTACATGGCGCAAGAGGTGCacgaattcatatatattatatatatatatatatatatatatatatatatatatatatatatatatatatatatatatatatatatatatatatatatatatatatatatatatttaatatacatacatgatatatatatatatatatatatatatatatatatatatatatatatatatatataacacacaacacacacacacacacacacacacacacacatatatatatatatatatatatatatatatatatatatatatatatatatatatgtgtgtgtgtgtgtgtgagcgcgtgcgtgcgtgtgtgagagagcgagtgtatatatatatatatatatatatatatatatatatatatatatatatatatatatatatatatatatgtgtgtgtgtgtgtgtgtgtgtgtgtgtgtgtgtgtgtgtgtgtgtgtgtgtgtgtgtgtttgtgtgtgtgtgtgcgtgtgtgtgtgatatatatatatatatatatatatatatatatatatatatatatatatatatatatatatatatatatatatatatacatatatatatatatatatatatatatatatatatatatatacgtacataattttatatatatttatatatatatacatatatattaatttatatatataatatacatttatatatgcatatacatacatatacacacacacacatatatatatatatatatatatatatatatatatatatatatatatatatatatgtgtgtgtgtgtgtgtgtgtgtgtgtgtgtgtgtgtgtgtgtgtgtgtgtgtgtacatatataatatatatgaatctatttatgtatgacatataatacacacacacacacacacacacatacacacacacacacacacacacacacacacacacacacacacacacacacacacacatatatatatatatatatatatatatatatatatatatatatatatatatatatatatgcatatatgcatatatacatataaatacatgtaaatgtatacatacatatatatatatatatatttatttatttatttatatatatatatatatgcatatatgtatatatacacatatatacatataaatgtatacatatatatacatatgtatatacatttatatatcatatatgtagtgTGAAAAGTCCCAAGTTATTTAATCAATTTTGTTTTAAATACAGGAAAATAATGTTATAGTGATGGATTTATTTAGTACAAATACACATTACATTAGTATAAAAACAGGGCCACTGAACACAAGCACCTGAACAAAGTCGAGTACCTCAGGAGCGAATAATACGGGAACCCTGAACACAGACAAACGGCTCACAGAACACGGGAACAAACACAGGAGCACGGTCGTATGTTTTCATTTAGTATGTTCGTTTCGGAAattatttttcccgttttttataATCGTTATTCAACATCCGGGGAAGGTCGGGTCCTGACAGGAAAAGATTAATAAATCATCAAATTAAGAATTATATACAGTATCAAGGTCGATACTAAAAATGACTTTAAATTATACggcaaaaaaaggataaaatgagggggggggaggggtggacgaGGCTTTTCTGTTCCAAGTCAGTGGCGAATTGAAGGTTCATAAGGCACTTAGCCCGATCATGGTTCTTGAAGGAAGCGAGACAGTTTGGCGTCATGGAGTTTCACAGACTTCCTCGGCTGCTAAATACCTAAGCACTAGTTTCATAAGATTGGCCAACCttttgcatgtacacacacacacacacacataaatatatatatatatatatatatatatatatatatatatatatatatatatatatatatatatatatatatatatatatataatatatatatacatacatatatatatatatatatatatatatatatatatatatatatatatatatatatatatatatatatatatatatatatatatatatatacatatatgtatataaatatatatatatatatatatatatatatatatatgtgtgtgtgtgtgtgtgtgtgtgtgtgtgtgtgtgtgtgtgtgtgtgcatacataaacatacaagcacacacaaatatattcgtatgtgcgagtgtgtatgttttctttagttgtttcaatacgggagaagatcTAAGTTCAGATGGTTccatctgctatatttaaattgtcgtataacttaATTGATGTACATTTTTGGAGCacgttttctcccccccccctctgtctctctctctctctctctctctctctctctctctctctctctctctctctctctctctctctctctctctctctctctctctctctctctctctttctctgtttgggAACCTGATATTTTTGACATCTTAATTGCCTCTTATTACGATCAACTATTTACTGTGTCtggttcttcttgtgttcaaagtTATTGTCAACTTTGTccaacttcactcttcctgtaatatagATGAACAGCATAATCAAGTCAGCCCTTTCCTTTATTTCGTCCACCTCTGTGTCTTATTTTCTATAGTCTATCTTCGGAGCTCATATCTCTTAGAATAGATGCCCATCTCGTGGCTCCTCTCTGAATTCTTActagtatgtctatatatatgtgtgtgtgtgtgtatgtatatatatatatatatatatatatatatatatatatatatatatatatatatgtatatatataaatatatatatatatatatatatatatatatgtatatatatatatatatatatatatatatatatatatatatatatatatatatataatttttttttctttcttttttcttttttctttttctttttttcttcttctttttctttttttcgccgcTCTAACATAAGGGAGTAACTTAAGCGAATTTCAAAAAAAAATGGTAGTTTTCCTTTCCACATtgcattttggaatattaacggAATAGAAAATAGttctttgtgtatgcgtgtgtatgtgcgtttgtggatatctatacatacatacacatatataagtgtgtgagaatacatatcataaatatttgtgtatgtgtgtgtgtgtgtgtatataaacatacatatttttttattttttcatttatatatatgtttatgtgtatatacgtaagtgtgtgtgaatacacacatacatacacacagatatatttgtgtgcgtttgtgtgtatatatacgtgtgtatgtgtgtgtgtaaatacagacacacgcatatatgtgtgtgtgtgtgtgtgtatgtgtgtgtgtgtgtgtgtgtgtgtgtgtgtgtgtgtgtgtgcatatatgtatgtatgcatatgtatatgcatatatatttatacatatatatatatatatatatatatatatatatatatatatatatatatacatatatacatatgtatatatatagtatatttatatatatatatatatatatatatatatatgtataaatatatatatatatatatatatatatatatacatacatacatacatatatatatatatatatatatatatatatatatatatatatatatatatatatatagtatatgtatatatatatatttatatatatatttatttatttatttatttatttatatatatatttatatatatatatgtatatatatatatatatatatatatatatatatatatatatatgtgtgtgtgtgtgtgtgtgtgtgtgtgtgtgtgtgtgtgtgtgtgtgtgtgtgtgtgtgtgtgtgtgtgtgtgtgtgtgtgtgtgtgtgtaaataaataagtaagtatatatatatatatgaatatatatatatatatatatatatatatagatagatagatagatagatagatagatagatagatagatagatagatagatagatagatagatagatagatagatagacagatagatagatagatgtatatatatatatatatatatatatatatatatatatatatatatatatatatatatatatatatatatatatatatatatatatatatatatatatatatatatatatatatatatgtatgtgtgtgtgtgtgtgtgtgtgtgtgtgtgtgtgtgtgtgtgtgtgtgtgtgtgtctttgtgtgtgtgtgtgtgtgtgtgtgtgtgtgtgtgtgtgtgtatatatatatatatatatatattatatatatatatatatatatatatacatatatatatatatatatatatatatatatatatatatatatatgtatatatatatatatatatatatatatatgtgtgtgtgtgtgtgtgtgtgtgtgtgtgtgtgtgtgtgtgtgtgtgtgtgtgtgtgtatgtgtgtgtgtgtatatatatatatatatatatatatatatatatatatatatatataaatatatatatatatatatatatatatatatatatatatatgtgtgtgtgtgtgtgtgtgtgtgtgtgtgtgtgtgtgtgtgtgtttgtgtgtaaataaatatatatatacatatatatatatatatatatatatatatatatatatatatatatatatatgtgtgtgtgtgtgtgtgtatatatacatatgtatatatatatatatatatatatatatatatatatatatatatatatatatatatatatatagacagatagataggtaggtagatagatatatgtatacatgtataaatatacatatgtatatatatatatatgtatgtatgtatgtatatatatatatatatatatatatatatatatgtatgtatgtatgtatatatatatatatatatatatatatatatatatatatatatacagatagatacgtacgtagatagatatatgtatacatgtatacatatacatatgtatatatatatatatatatatatatatatatatatatatatatatatatatattcatatctataatcaatgtatacacacacacacacacacacacaaacacacacacacacacacatatatatatatttatatatatatacatatatatatatatatatatatatatatatatatatatatagagagagagagagagagagagagagagagagagagagagagagagagagagagagagagagagagagagagagaaagagagagaaagagagagaaatagataggtatatatatatatatatatatatatatatatatatatatatatatatatatatatgcatagactgatagatatttgtgaatagatggatatgatgtatataagatatatatgaacGTTCAGACCACTTCGGTTGTCTTGCTACACATTTCTTATTAAAGATTTCCTAATGTGCTTCTTCCATTTACCTTAAGGTCTCAACGACAAACACGTTCTTTATTTTCAAGGAAGAGGGTTCTCCCGCCATCGAGGATCTACTTCCACGCGTGAAAATTCCACTCTCTTTTCCCTAGATTACcagcatttatctattattatctattattatatattattattatatattattatctattattatatattattattatatattattatatattattatatattattatttatctattattatctattattatatatcattattattatctacctcTGTATTCCGATTAGAGTAGGGACACTGAAGCAGACAAGCGTCGTGTGATTCCACCTTCACCTTCAGCAGAAGTTGTTAATCACACTCTCTTGTTGTGAGCGATACCAACGTTTCGCTGAAGCTGAATGAACTCTGCTCCTTCGTTCACCAAATtacggaagggagaaggatttCTTGACAGCTGGAGGATCAGCTGCTCCATCAGTGTCGGCGGATTAAGTTACGCCAACAGCGAGAAACTACAGACAACAAGTCAATTTATTAAGTACAAAGTTTATACAGGCAgtatggaaaaaaaagtaaataaagcaaTGCTTCTACGTTTGCTGGAGATGATGTCTAATTGATATCATAAATTATGTCTATGATGCAAAAATCTGCATGATTGCAAGGTCAGGCGGATCTGTCCAAGGCCAGTACATTCGAACCAAATCATGTTGAGATTACAGAATGAGGTGAGTATAGGTCACTCTATATGGTCAATCTATGTTGTTCTAGCTTGGAATGCGAAACATTTTAAGACAGAATTTGCTTGTCATGAAGTGGTTCCTTTGGCCTGGTCCAGCATCCACCTCTGATCATCATCCGGCCTCTAAGTGATTCCTTCAAGGGTATCTATAGTTCCTTCCACCGGATTGGAAGCCGGGGCGCTGAGCTGAGGGGCGCGAGCTGCCGAACTGCGAACCGGATCCGGACCCGGAAGAAAATCTGTCGCCAGAACCGCCCGCGGCGTCCTCGCGGCGAGCCTTCTCGATCTGGGCGATggcgtgcggggggaggggagggggggtgggcagCAGGTCGGACTCCACGCGGTAGCCATCGCCGTCGGCAACGAAGGTGAAGCGCGCAGGAGTTCCGTCAGGGAAGGTGAAACTGTCGCGAACATGaatatgatttaataataataataataataataataataataataataataataataataataatagtaacaataataataataaaatctattaAAATCAAAAATGCAAAAATATGTAAATTGCCCCTGATTTAGACACATaagaatggaaaatagaaagagagaaagagagcgagtggggtggggtggggagcacAAATACATAGGCGggcgcacacaaacaagcatatatatatatatatatatatatatatatatatatatatatatatatatatatatatatatatatatatacacgtgtctatatacagagacataaacacacacacacacacacgcacatataggtatatatgtatatatgtgtgtatatatatatatatatatatatatatatatatatatatatatatatgtatgtatgtatgtatgtatgtatataaatatatatacatggataaatacttatgcatatgtctatatatatgccaatatataagtatacacacacacacacacacacacacacacacacatatatacatatgtacatatgtatatatgtatatatatatatatatatatatatatacatacatatatataaataaatatatataaatgtgtttgagtgtgtgtatgtgtgtgtgtgtgtgtgtgtgtgtgtgtgtgtgtgtgtgtgtgtgtgtgtgtgtgtgtgtgtgtgtgtgtgtgtgtgtgtgtgtgtgtgcatatgtatatgaatatatagacacacactcgtacacagacacacatgcaggtacaatcacgaacacacacacaccaaatactcACGACCATCCTCCCTGCGAAGCGACGGCGCCTGCCGGCGGCTGGGGGGCGCCCTGCTCCTGGCGGCTGATCCCGTCGCCAGTCTCGAAGTTGAAGTTGTAGTTGCCGAACTCGTCGGGCCCCTGGCGGTCGTCCCTCAGGATGGGAACCTGCGGCCCCGACGGTCTAAACCCAGGCGATCCTCCGCCCGGAACTCTGCCTTGCGCGGGGCCGTAGCCGAGGCGAGCAGCTCCCACCGCCGTCGCAGCCACACACAGGATCAGCTTCTGCACAGCATGCGGAACCACAGCGGAAATTAGTTTCATATCAAAACCTATCGACCTGTCATGCGAAGACGACTCCGAAGACGACAGTGGAACCTTACCGAGAACATTTTTGAGGTCTGGAAGCGAGTGCAGATGAAAAGCCGACTCCCCCGCTATATATAGCCAGTGGCTCCTCCCTCGTCTGACCCATCAAAAGGCCAGGGCAGGTCTCTTGCCTTGGAAGGATCTCCCAAGATGAAATCGCAGTCCCTTGGAAAGACGTTGCGAAATGGCTGAGAAGAGCGATGAGCTGGGTCGCTTCGGCGCTCGGCAGCTGTGCTTGAGGGCCTTGGTCGCCTGCGCCCGACACAAAGTCAGATTAGTGCTCAGATCCTaaagtctatctatatatctatttacctatctatctatatctatttatctatctatctatatctatatatatctatatatatatatatatatatatatatatatatatatatatatatatatatatatacacacatatatatatatatatatatatatatatatatatataggtatatatatatatatatatacacacacacacac
It encodes:
- the LOC113817136 gene encoding cuticle protein AMP1B-like — encoded protein: MFSKLILCVAATAVGAARLGYGPAQGRVPGGGSPGFRPSGPQVPILRDDRQGPDEFGNYNFNFETGDGISRQEQGAPQPPAGAVASQGGWSFTFPDGTPARFTFVADGDGYRVESDLLPTPPPLPPHAIAQIEKARREDAAGGSGDRFSSGSGSGSQFGSSRPSAQRPGFQSGGRNYRYP